In one window of Tubulanus polymorphus chromosome 3, tnTubPoly1.2, whole genome shotgun sequence DNA:
- the LOC141901292 gene encoding sodium-dependent dopamine transporter-like: MSRATTDLSPTSDGLNDGERPPVSAEMVLVANGKTTVFTNPTSVTEPFIIEEDLDIEQIPERETWDKKCDFLLSIVGFAVDLANVWRFPYLCYKNGGGAFLVPYFCMLLFGALPLFYLELVLGQYHRQGAVAVWARMSPLFKGVGYSMCLMAFYVSIYYNVIIGWSFFYLFHSFRASLPWTSCDNEWNTDRCRTSWATGTGNGVSAAAEFFERYVLGVHRSEGIHDLGAPKWQLVLCTMLVFFILYFSLWKGVKSSGKVVWVTATLPYIVLSVLLIRGCLLPGAGDGVRYFITPKISKLGELEVWVDAAVQIFYSVGAGFGVHIAYASYNKLNNNCYRDCLITACVNSFTSVFSGFVIFCYLGYMSKMYGAPIDSVAKEGPGLVFVVYPEAIATLPGSTAWAVIFFLMLISLGLDSAMGGMESILTGLKDDHAKLFAKYKYSREVFLACIIMFSFLLSIMNVTEGGIFIFTMLDSFGAGTSIIFTVLIQAIGVAWFYGMDQFSSDIQHMLGFKPGLYWRICWKFITPIFLSVIFVFSIMTHPGLMYALTTHTYYFPRWANMIGWMIAASAMLTIPGVGIYKMIRLPGTFSRRFALCISPKWEHKAIKRGSDVKRYRRNHWFSIG; encoded by the exons ATGTCGCGAGCTACGACCGACCTATCGCCTACTAGTGATGGTTTGAACGACGGAGAACGACCCCCAGTCAGCGCCGAAATGGTTCTCGTAGCAAATGGAAAAACGACTGTTTTTACTAATCCAACGTCGGTAACTGAGCCGTTCATAATTGAGGAAGATTTGGATATTGAACAAATTCCCGAACGAGAAACGTGGGATAAAAAATGTGACTTTCTTTTGTCTATTGTTGGATTTGCGGTTGATCTTGCGAATGTGTGGCGGTTTCCATACCTATGTTACAAAAATGGAGGAG GTGCATTTTTAGTTCCCTATTTCTGTATGCTGCTATTCGGAGCTTTGCCGTTATTCTATCTGGAGTTGGTATTGGGCCAGTATCACAGACAGGGTGCGGTGGCTGTGTGGGCACGAATGTCACCACTTTTCAAAG GAGTTGGATATTCGATGTGCCTTATGGCGTTTTACGTGTCGATATACTACAATGTTATAATAGGCTGGTCATTTTTCTACCTATTCCACTCATTTCGTGCTTCGTTGCCGTGGACGTCTTGTGATAACGAATGGAATACGGACAGGTGCCGCACCTCGTGGGCCACGGGCACCGGTAATG GTGTTTCGGCTGCTGCAGAATTCTTCGA AAGATACGTTTTAGGGGTGCATAGAAGCGAAGGTATACACGATCTTGGCGCTCCCAAGTGGCAGCTTGTTCTTTGTACGATGCTTGTGTTTTTTATACTGTACTTTAGTTTATGGAAAGGCGTCAAAAGCTCTGGCAAA GTTGTTTGGGTGACGGCGACCCTTCCATATATCGTACTATCAGTTTTACTAATCAGGGGTTGCCTCCTACCCGGGGCTGGGGACGGAGTGCGGTATTTCATAACTCCAAAAATCAGCAAACTTGGCGAATTAGAG GTCTGGGTGGATGCAGCAGTGCAGATATTTTACTCCGTCGGTGCAGGGTTTGGGGTGCATATCGCATATGCCAGTTACAATAAACTTAACAATAACTGTTATAG GGATTGTCTGATTACGGCTTGCGTGAACAGTTTCACTAGCGTGTTTTCGGGGTTTGTTATATTCTGCTATCTTGGATACATGTCTAAGATGTACGGTGCACCGATTGACAGCGTGGCCAAAGAAG GTCCTGGTTTGGTATTTGTGGTCTATCCAGAAGCTATTGCCACTCTACCCGGTTCAACAGCTTGGGCAGTCATATTCTTTCTGATGCTGATATCATTAGGATTGGACAGTGCG ATGGGTGGCATGGAATCGATATTGACGGGTTTGAAGGACGACCATGCAAAATTATTCGCGAAATACAAATACAGCCGTGAGGTTTTCCTAGCCTGTATAATAATGTTTTCCTTCCTACTTTCCATCATGAACGTCACTGAG GGTGGGATTTTCATCTTCACTATGCTGGATTCGTTCGGCGCCGGAACATCTATAATATTTACCGTATTAATCCAAGCGATAGGCGTAGCTTGGTTTTATG GCATGGATCAGTTTAGTTCAGATATTCAACACATGCTCGGTTTTAAACCGGGTTTGTACTGGAGAATTTGCTGGAAATTCATAACGCCAATATTTCTATCT GTTATATTTGTGTTTAGTATTATGACGCATCCGGGCCTCATGTACGCCTTGACAACTCACACGTACTATTTCCCGCGCTGGGCAAACATGATCGGCTGGATGATAGCGGCCTCGGCCATGCTGACTATTCCCGGAGTCGGCATCTATAAAATGATACGCCTACCAGGCACATTTTCGAGG CGTTTTGCTTTGTGTATTTCACCAAAATGGGAGCATAAAGCTATCAAACGCGGCTCTGATGTCAAGAGATACAGG aGGAATCACTGGTTTTCGATTGGGTAA